One Endozoicomonas gorgoniicola DNA window includes the following coding sequences:
- a CDS encoding sterol desaturase family protein: MDYIVFAIPVFILLIAIEIIVTIVRKKDYYRFSDAINSLSAGMISITSGILTKIVSVTIYAGLFSVFALWDMSVESLWVWVFGFLFYDLCYYWTHRMGHEINVLWAAHAVHHQSEEYNLTTALRQTSSGFIFGWLFYVPMAVVGIPPVVFFTVGLINLLYQFWVHTRHVPKLGWFEWFFVTPSNHRVHHGKNRRYLDKNYGGVFILWDRLFGTFEEEDEQYEPIRYGTLKPLRSWNPLWANLQLYVELWQDCRATRSWKDKLTLWFRKTGYRPSDVATPMKMPDIHAYENYKPAVAHSLMFYAAFHFALMIVATLALMSSYHLMPMWFNTLWVVVFAVQLLVIGWLLEKSKKLVILEAGRFAAVAAALGVTHLQLDVSASLWWLLCVLVVISLLVLSRIQYSESAQVHLQKPREV; the protein is encoded by the coding sequence GTGGACTATATCGTTTTTGCTATCCCGGTTTTCATACTGCTGATTGCCATTGAGATCATCGTCACAATCGTCAGAAAAAAAGATTATTACCGGTTCAGTGACGCGATTAACAGTCTGAGTGCCGGAATGATCAGTATCACATCCGGCATTCTGACCAAAATCGTCAGTGTGACGATTTATGCAGGACTGTTCAGCGTGTTTGCCCTGTGGGATATGAGTGTTGAATCCCTGTGGGTCTGGGTGTTTGGATTTCTTTTTTATGACCTCTGTTATTACTGGACTCATCGCATGGGGCATGAAATTAATGTCCTCTGGGCAGCCCATGCGGTGCATCATCAGAGCGAAGAGTACAACCTGACGACAGCCCTCCGACAAACCAGCAGCGGCTTTATTTTTGGCTGGTTGTTTTATGTGCCGATGGCGGTGGTGGGTATTCCGCCGGTGGTCTTTTTTACGGTGGGTCTTATTAATCTGTTGTACCAGTTCTGGGTTCATACCCGTCATGTGCCAAAACTGGGCTGGTTTGAATGGTTCTTTGTTACGCCCTCCAACCACCGGGTTCATCACGGCAAAAACCGACGTTATCTGGATAAAAATTATGGTGGGGTTTTTATTCTCTGGGACCGTCTCTTCGGTACCTTTGAGGAAGAGGATGAACAGTATGAACCCATTCGTTACGGCACTCTGAAACCATTACGCAGCTGGAATCCTCTATGGGCAAACTTGCAGCTGTACGTCGAACTGTGGCAAGATTGCAGGGCAACCAGAAGCTGGAAGGATAAGCTGACCCTGTGGTTTCGCAAAACCGGCTATCGTCCGTCCGATGTGGCAACCCCCATGAAAATGCCGGACATCCATGCCTATGAGAATTACAAACCCGCTGTCGCCCACTCCCTTATGTTTTATGCTGCCTTCCATTTTGCCCTGATGATCGTTGCAACTCTGGCACTGATGAGCAGTTATCACTTGATGCCCATGTGGTTTAATACGCTCTGGGTGGTTGTGTTTGCTGTGCAATTACTGGTTATTGGCTGGCTGCTGGAAAAAAGCAAAAAGCTGGTTATTCTGGAAGCGGGACGTTTTGCTGCCGTTGCAGCAGCTTTGGGCGTTACGCACTTGCAACTCGATGTGTCGGCCAGTTTGTGGTGGCTGCTGTGCGTACTGGTTGTAATTTCATTACTGGTACTGAGCAGGATTCAATATAGCGAAAGTGCTCAGGTTCATTTACAGAAACCCCGGGAAGTATAA
- a CDS encoding ACT domain-containing protein, which produces MSTPLKLSVLRQTFSVHRFAIDNPVPPEVLNSEIYSVMRTDDELSIVCESSLSLNSDQAETDWSALKVTGPLDFSLTGILAGLATALAEADVSLFALSTYDTDYVLVKSKQLSQACMALNSAGYILENG; this is translated from the coding sequence ATGTCAACGCCATTGAAGTTGTCGGTTTTACGGCAAACGTTTTCGGTTCATCGCTTTGCTATTGACAACCCTGTTCCCCCAGAAGTGCTGAACAGTGAGATCTATTCAGTGATGCGAACAGATGATGAACTGTCGATAGTCTGTGAGTCTTCTCTCTCTTTGAATTCAGATCAGGCGGAGACGGACTGGTCGGCATTGAAGGTGACTGGCCCTCTGGATTTTTCACTGACTGGCATTCTGGCAGGATTGGCCACTGCACTGGCTGAAGCGGATGTCAGCCTGTTTGCCCTTTCTACGTACGACACGGATTATGTGTTAGTGAAGTCAAAGCAGTTGAGTCAGGCTTGCATGGCTCTCAATAGTGCAGGCTATATACTGGAAAACGGGTAA
- a CDS encoding C2H2-type zinc finger protein has product MKHGVEGLTLILVPYTGVSGMPKTPKAPKTYVCDTCGHVCTDPSAFKRHIRIHTGEKEFVCGVCEKPFARADALTRHMRTHTNDRPYTCTECNKAFRNNGALTQHMRSHTGERPYKCENCDAAFTQLAHLRRHERIHATNGPLKCEVCGCRFNLESNLSRHMVSNHSDPSTSQFDASTSQFVTAHTHLEPVGIVSVTTQTTVTSGSTLSISTVTSRKGSAYMVTKESASATITTATQRSGLVTTEIAPNVPGPDSGNIFEEIADSELDDLYLCETDEAFSDIPD; this is encoded by the coding sequence ATGAAGCATGGAGTAGAAGGGTTAACTCTGATTCTTGTCCCTTACACAGGGGTTTCAGGCATGCCGAAAACGCCGAAAGCGCCGAAAACTTACGTCTGTGATACGTGTGGGCATGTCTGCACAGACCCGTCCGCTTTCAAAAGACATATACGAATCCACACGGGTGAGAAGGAGTTTGTTTGCGGAGTATGCGAAAAGCCTTTTGCTCGTGCTGATGCTCTCACCCGACATATGCGAACCCATACCAATGATCGACCTTATACATGCACAGAATGCAACAAGGCTTTTAGAAACAATGGAGCCTTGACTCAACACATGCGGAGCCATACCGGTGAACGACCTTATAAGTGTGAAAATTGCGATGCTGCTTTTACTCAATTAGCCCATCTTAGGAGGCATGAAAGAATTCATGCAACAAACGGCCCCCTTAAGTGTGAAGTATGTGGTTGTCGTTTTAACCTAGAGTCCAATCTCAGCAGGCACATGGTGTCAAACCACTCTGATCCATCAACAAGCCAGTTTGATGCATCAACAAGCCAGTTTGTTACTGCGCATACACATCTGGAACCAGTGGGAATTGTCAGCGTAACAACCCAAACCACGGTAACTTCAGGTAGTACTTTATCTATAAGCACCGTCACATCACGGAAAGGAAGTGCCTATATGGTCACTAAAGAGAGTGCTTCAGCCACTATAACAACGGCAACACAGAGATCAGGGCTAGTGACCACAGAGATTGCTCCAAACGTTCCAGGCCCTGATTCCGGGAATATATTTGAAGAGATAGCAGACTCTGAACTAGATGATCTTTATCTTTGTGAAACTGACGAGGCATTTAGTGACATTCCCGATTGA
- a CDS encoding C2H2-type zinc finger protein, which produces MKHGVEGLTLILVPYTGVSGMPKTYVCDQCGQVLSCSYALKRHILIHTGERSFICEVCGMRFPRADSLTRHTRIHTGERPYPCDVCNKAFKNTTTLAIHKRIHTGERPYKCNDCAADFTQLAHLRRHEIIHDETGPLQCEICGCRFNLESNLSSHQVSKHSDASTSQFVTAHTHLEPAGIVSVTTQTTVTSSSTISISTVTSRKGGAYTVTKKTSSATITTATQGSGLVTTEIAPNSDSVNIFEEIIPDSELALYDYESGDSFSDIAD; this is translated from the coding sequence ATGAAGCATGGAGTAGAAGGGTTAACTCTGATTCTTGTCCCTTACACAGGAGTTTCAGGCATGCCGAAAACTTACGTCTGTGATCAGTGTGGGCAAGTCCTCTCATGCTCATACGCTCTCAAAAGACATATACTAATCCACACGGGTGAGCGGAGTTTTATTTGCGAAGTATGCGGCATGCGTTTTCCTCGTGCTGATAGTCTCACCCGACATACACGAATCCATACCGGTGAACGACCTTATCCATGCGATGTATGCAACAAGGCTTTTAAAAACACGACAACCTTGGCTATACACAAGCGGATCCATACCGGTGAACGACCCTATAAGTGTAACGATTGCGCTGCTGATTTTACTCAATTAGCCCATCTTAGGAGGCATGAAATAATTCATGACGAAACCGGCCCCCTTCAGTGTGAAATATGTGGTTGTCGTTTTAACCTAGAGTCCAATCTCTCCAGTCACCAAGTGTCAAAACACTCTGATGCATCAACAAGCCAGTTTGTTACTGCGCATACACATCTGGAACCAGCGGGAATTGTCAGCGTAACAACCCAAACCACGGTAACTTCAAGTAGTACTATATCTATAAGCACCGTCACATCACGAAAAGGAGGTGCCTATACGGTCACTAAAAAGACTTCTTCAGCCACTATAACAACGGCAACACAGGGATCAGGGCTAGTGACCACAGAGATTGCTCCAAACTCTGATTCCGTGAATATATTTGAAGAGATCATACCAGACTCTGAACTAGCTCTTTATGATTATGAGTCTGGCGATTCATTTAGTGACATTGCCGATTGA
- a CDS encoding C2H2-type zinc finger protein, whose translation MKHGVEGLTLILVPYTGVSGMPKTPKAYICDTCGRTLSDSSAFKKHQLTHTGVKPHICGVCEKPFARADSLTRHMRTHTNERPFPCDVCNKAFRNQGALAEHRRIHSGVRPYECEKCDAAFTQLAHLRAHEKIHESTCPHKCKACGCRFRLESNLSSHLVTDHSYASTSQFVTAHTHLEPVGIVSVTTQTTVTSGSTISISTVTSRKGGAYTVTKETSSATITTATQESGLVTTEITPNVPGSDSRNIFEEIIPDSELALYDYESDDSLSNIT comes from the coding sequence ATGAAGCATGGAGTAGAAGGGTTAACTCTGATTCTTGTCCCTTACACAGGGGTTTCAGGCATGCCGAAAACGCCGAAAGCTTACATCTGTGATACGTGTGGGAGAACCCTCTCAGACTCGTCCGCTTTCAAAAAACATCAGCTAACCCACACGGGTGTTAAGCCTCATATTTGCGGAGTATGCGAAAAGCCTTTTGCTCGTGCTGATAGTCTCACCCGACATATGCGGACCCATACCAATGAACGACCTTTTCCATGCGATGTATGCAACAAGGCTTTTAGAAACCAGGGAGCCTTGGCTGAACACAGGCGGATCCATAGCGGTGTACGACCTTATGAGTGTGAAAAGTGCGATGCTGCTTTTACTCAATTAGCCCATCTTAGGGCTCATGAAAAAATTCATGAATCAACCTGCCCCCATAAGTGTAAAGCATGTGGTTGTCGTTTTAGACTAGAGTCCAATCTCTCCAGTCACCTGGTGACAGACCACTCTTATGCATCAACAAGCCAGTTTGTTACTGCGCATACACATCTGGAACCAGTGGGAATTGTCAGCGTAACAACCCAAACCACGGTAACTTCAGGTAGTACTATATCTATAAGCACCGTCACATCACGGAAAGGAGGTGCCTATACGGTCACTAAAGAGACTTCTTCAGCCACTATAACAACGGCAACACAGGAATCAGGGCTAGTGACCACAGAGATTACTCCAAACGTTCCAGGCTCTGATTCCAGGAATATATTTGAAGAGATCATACCAGACTCAGAACTAGCTCTTTATGATTATGAGTCTGACGATTCACTTAGTAACATTACCTAA
- a CDS encoding C2H2-type zinc finger protein, which produces MKHGVEGLTLILVTYTGVSGMPKTPKTPKIYACETCGKICSDSSALAKHRRIHSDEKPYKCGVCGMRFRRSDGLTRHTQTHTDARLFPCDVCNKAFKDNRGLNQHKRTHTGARPYECNECGRNYTQSSHLRRHEKTHEEAGPHKCEICGCRFNLESNLSSHLVTDHSYASTSQFVTAHTHLEPVGIVSVTTQTTVTSGSILTISTVTSRKGSAYMVTKETASATITTATQVSGLVTTEIAPNSNSVNIFEEIIPDSELALYDYESGDSFSDITD; this is translated from the coding sequence ATGAAGCATGGAGTAGAAGGGTTAACTCTGATTCTTGTCACTTACACAGGAGTTTCAGGCATGCCGAAAACGCCGAAAACGCCGAAAATTTACGCCTGTGAAACGTGTGGGAAAATCTGCTCAGACTCGTCCGCTCTCGCAAAACATAGACGAATCCACTCGGATGAGAAGCCTTATAAATGCGGAGTATGCGGCATGCGTTTTCGTCGTTCTGATGGTCTCACCCGACATACACAAACCCATACCGATGCACGACTTTTTCCATGCGATGTATGCAACAAGGCTTTTAAAGACAATAGAGGCTTGAATCAACACAAGCGGACCCATACCGGTGCACGACCCTATGAGTGTAATGAGTGCGGTCGTAATTATACTCAATCATCCCATCTTAGGAGGCATGAAAAAACTCATGAAGAAGCCGGCCCCCATAAGTGTGAAATATGTGGTTGTCGTTTTAACCTAGAGTCCAATCTCTCCAGTCACCTGGTGACAGACCACTCTTATGCATCAACAAGCCAGTTTGTTACTGCGCATACACATCTGGAACCAGTGGGAATTGTCAGCGTAACAACCCAAACTACGGTAACTTCAGGTAGTATTTTAACTATAAGCACCGTCACATCACGGAAAGGAAGTGCCTATATGGTCACTAAAGAGACTGCTTCAGCCACTATAACAACCGCAACACAGGTATCAGGGCTAGTGACCACAGAGATTGCTCCAAACTCTAATTCCGTGAATATATTTGAAGAGATCATACCAGACTCTGAACTAGCTCTTTATGATTATGAGTCTGGCGATTCATTTAGTGACATTACCGATTGA